Proteins encoded by one window of Moorella humiferrea:
- a CDS encoding Gfo/Idh/MocA family protein — translation MKIGILSFAHMHAYSYAGALTRLPGVEFAGLADDDASRGRATAAQFGTRYFPTIDALLETDIDGVIICSANAEHAPMALAAASHGKHILCEKPIATTIEDAARMIAACQENNVQLGVAFPCRFHPAARRLRQEIQAGKLGRVIAIRATNHGSLPPGWFLDREKAGGGAVMDHTVHVVDLLRWFLGQEVIRVYAEAGTLLYDINVEDCGLLSMELSGGVFVTLDTSWSRPPGFPTWGDVTMEIIGTAGTAYLDLFAQNLAVYGPGELTTRYENWGSDADYIMVREFVSCIAGNRRFPVSGHDGLKALEVALAAYRAAETNAPVAVGN, via the coding sequence ATGAAAATAGGGATTTTAAGTTTCGCCCATATGCATGCTTACAGCTACGCCGGCGCCCTTACTCGCCTACCCGGGGTGGAATTTGCCGGCTTGGCGGACGACGACGCCAGCCGGGGCCGCGCCACCGCCGCGCAGTTTGGCACGCGTTACTTTCCTACGATCGATGCCCTCCTGGAAACAGATATCGACGGAGTGATCATCTGCTCCGCCAATGCCGAACATGCCCCCATGGCCCTGGCTGCCGCTTCCCATGGTAAGCATATCCTGTGCGAAAAGCCCATTGCAACCACCATTGAAGATGCCGCCCGCATGATCGCTGCGTGCCAGGAAAACAATGTCCAGCTGGGCGTGGCCTTTCCCTGCCGCTTTCACCCGGCGGCGCGCCGATTACGCCAGGAAATCCAGGCCGGCAAGCTGGGACGGGTGATCGCCATTCGCGCCACCAATCATGGCTCGCTGCCGCCAGGCTGGTTTTTAGACCGGGAAAAGGCCGGCGGCGGCGCTGTCATGGACCATACTGTCCACGTTGTTGATCTCTTACGGTGGTTCTTAGGCCAGGAAGTGATCCGCGTCTATGCCGAGGCCGGGACCCTCCTTTATGATATCAACGTAGAAGATTGTGGTCTTCTATCCATGGAACTGAGCGGTGGCGTCTTCGTTACCCTGGACACCAGTTGGTCACGGCCACCGGGCTTCCCCACCTGGGGTGACGTGACCATGGAAATCATCGGCACCGCCGGTACTGCTTACCTGGACCTGTTTGCCCAGAACCTGGCGGTCTACGGCCCAGGAGAGTTGACTACCCGTTACGAAAACTGGGGTAGCGACGCCGATTATATCATGGTGCGGGAATTTGTATCCTGCATTGCCGGCAACCGTCGGTTCCCGGTTTCCGGCCATGACGGCTTGAAAGCCCTGGAAGTGGCCCTAGCCGCCTACCGCGCCGCGGAAACCAATGCGCCAGTAGCGGTGGGAAACTAA
- a CDS encoding Gfo/Idh/MocA family protein, with amino-acid sequence MTLRIGLIGCGAAGQAHAAAYREIEGVELRAVADIDAAVAARLAAATSCEAMPLEELLDADLDIIDIATPTSNHADLVQEAARRGKDVFCETPLARTMDQAQAAVNACREAGVRLIPLHLNAFMPPLRRAAAILAGGSLGRAGVVRITRRRPGIPASAGDWRRSLKESGGVILDLLAQDIAFLIGCCGRVQRVYAASTAYREILAGEYALVSLRMENGIIAHLDGNWLPRDHGGDELEIAASNGLIAYSEENTAPLRFTTADGVAGRHGLISPVEEDMYVAGLKEAVDCLSGKPTPLADIEIALHTMEVALAALKSAITGQVFTLAQSRR; translated from the coding sequence GTGACTTTACGCATTGGCCTTATCGGCTGCGGGGCCGCCGGCCAGGCCCACGCCGCCGCCTACCGGGAAATTGAGGGAGTGGAGCTCCGGGCCGTAGCTGATATTGATGCTGCTGTCGCTGCCAGGTTGGCGGCCGCAACCAGCTGCGAAGCTATGCCCTTGGAGGAACTGCTTGACGCTGATCTCGACATAATTGATATAGCCACTCCGACCTCTAACCATGCTGACCTTGTGCAAGAGGCTGCCCGCCGCGGCAAGGACGTATTTTGCGAGACCCCCCTGGCTCGCACCATGGACCAGGCGCAGGCGGCCGTGAACGCCTGCCGGGAGGCGGGCGTCCGCCTCATCCCCTTGCACCTCAACGCCTTTATGCCACCCCTGCGCCGCGCCGCGGCCATCCTGGCCGGCGGGAGCCTCGGACGGGCCGGGGTGGTACGGATTACCCGGCGCCGGCCCGGCATACCTGCCAGCGCCGGCGATTGGCGCCGCAGCCTGAAGGAAAGCGGCGGCGTCATCCTGGACCTCCTCGCCCAGGACATTGCTTTCCTGATCGGTTGTTGTGGCCGGGTGCAGCGGGTTTACGCCGCTTCCACCGCCTACCGGGAAATACTGGCCGGGGAATATGCCCTGGTTTCCCTGCGGATGGAAAATGGTATTATTGCCCACCTGGATGGAAACTGGCTTCCCCGTGACCATGGTGGTGACGAGCTAGAGATTGCTGCCAGCAACGGCCTTATAGCATATTCCGAAGAGAATACAGCGCCCTTAAGGTTTACCACCGCTGATGGCGTGGCGGGACGTCATGGTCTAATAAGCCCGGTGGAAGAAGATATGTACGTTGCCGGGTTGAAGGAAGCCGTAGATTGCTTGTCAGGTAAACCCACACCCCTGGCCGATATAGAGATAGCCCTCCATACTATGGAAGTCGCCCTGGCAGCCCTGAAGTCGGCGATCACCGGACAGGTTTTTACTTTAGCGCAGTCGAGGAGATGA
- a CDS encoding CopG family ribbon-helix-helix protein yields MRTTIEISNEIRAKLMALAARRGLRGYSEIVNEALEEYLARVENREKEINEVLKLAGSLNEEESQKYAARVKEFWSRWES; encoded by the coding sequence ATGCGCACAACCATTGAAATCAGCAATGAAATCCGTGCTAAGCTTATGGCCTTGGCGGCCAGGCGGGGTTTACGGGGTTATTCGGAAATAGTAAATGAAGCCCTTGAGGAGTATTTAGCAAGGGTGGAGAATCGGGAAAAAGAGATTAACGAGGTTCTAAAACTGGCCGGTAGTTTAAATGAAGAAGAAAGCCAAAAATATGCAGCCAGGGTGAAGGAGTTCTGGTCGCGGTGGGAGTCGTAA
- a CDS encoding ROK family protein — translation MEKERSYVLGVDLGGTKIAFGLVDQAGRVINEMIVPTRPDDGAACVIERIVTGLRLVGAEAGKGGGIKGVGMALPGVFDSDGGRVILSANLNWRNVPVGEILTRELNLPLFLENDARAAAWGEKCFGHGRNVENLLYIAIGTGIGGGLILGGRIYRGHHGNAGEIGHMVVNPAGPRCGCGNYGCWEALASGKAIAGRAAALLAAGRPSILGEIINRNEELTALHVASAAAAGDKLAQEVMEEAANYIGLGIASLVTIFDPELVVLGGGVSRTGSLLLPTVTRVVRQRALPPAASSVQVVLSTWPEMAGVVGAAAIAFTRLGLLDEGGRQTCRAC, via the coding sequence ATGGAGAAAGAACGGAGCTACGTCTTAGGAGTAGATTTGGGTGGAACCAAAATAGCTTTCGGGCTGGTCGACCAGGCAGGGCGGGTTATCAACGAAATGATCGTACCTACTCGTCCTGACGACGGCGCCGCGTGCGTTATTGAGCGCATCGTGACCGGGTTACGCCTGGTGGGAGCGGAGGCCGGGAAAGGGGGAGGAATAAAAGGGGTGGGTATGGCCCTCCCCGGCGTTTTCGACAGTGACGGCGGCAGGGTGATCCTCTCTGCCAATTTGAATTGGCGCAATGTCCCAGTTGGCGAAATTCTGACCAGGGAGTTGAACCTCCCCCTTTTCTTAGAGAACGACGCCCGTGCCGCGGCCTGGGGCGAGAAATGCTTCGGCCATGGGCGCAATGTGGAAAATTTGCTTTATATCGCTATTGGTACGGGCATCGGCGGCGGCCTCATCCTGGGCGGGCGGATCTACCGCGGTCACCACGGCAACGCCGGCGAGATCGGCCATATGGTAGTTAACCCGGCAGGCCCCCGTTGTGGATGCGGCAATTACGGCTGCTGGGAAGCGCTGGCCTCGGGCAAGGCTATCGCCGGCCGGGCCGCCGCCCTCCTCGCCGCCGGCCGGCCTTCGATCTTGGGGGAGATTATAAACCGTAACGAAGAACTCACCGCCTTGCACGTCGCCTCCGCCGCCGCGGCCGGCGATAAGCTGGCGCAGGAGGTTATGGAAGAAGCGGCCAATTATATCGGTTTGGGCATCGCCTCATTGGTTACCATCTTCGACCCGGAACTAGTGGTTCTGGGCGGAGGCGTCAGCCGGACCGGCAGCTTGCTGTTACCCACGGTAACCCGGGTGGTGCGCCAGCGCGCCCTGCCGCCGGCCGCTAGTAGCGTGCAGGTGGTTTTGTCTACATGGCCGGAAATGGCGGGAGTAGTAGGCGCTGCCGCCATAGCTTTTACCCGCCTCGGACTGCTGGACGAAGGGGGCAGGCAAACATGTCGCGCATGTTAG
- a CDS encoding SIS domain-containing protein, translated as MSRMLEEIMEQPGVLRRLLQEEKENVRAIANLIKERQCRYAVIAARGTSDHAATFAKYALEVYTGLPVALAAPSVITLYGGCLQLQDALVIGISQSGEAADVAEILHQGRTSGAVVVTITNEAESTLARQADHLLLCRAGKETALAATKTYTSELALLGMLVAALSGRDDLITALAGVTEAVEACLALAPRINQVVERYAYMDECVVLGRGLNYPTALEAALKLQETCYVQAQGFSAADFLHGPIAIISHGYPAIIVAPSGRSYMQMQEMAGRLLARGAELIVLSDRREILDQARTGLELPAVDEFISPFTGIVAMQLFSCFLAEAKGLDPDRPRGLRKVTVTR; from the coding sequence ATGTCGCGCATGTTAGAGGAGATTATGGAACAGCCTGGTGTGTTGCGCCGACTGCTCCAGGAAGAAAAAGAAAACGTCCGCGCCATAGCTAACCTCATCAAGGAACGGCAGTGCCGTTATGCGGTTATCGCCGCCCGCGGCACTTCCGACCATGCCGCCACCTTTGCCAAATACGCCCTGGAAGTTTACACCGGCCTGCCGGTGGCCCTGGCCGCACCTTCGGTCATCACCCTTTACGGCGGCTGCTTGCAATTACAGGACGCCCTGGTAATCGGCATCTCCCAGTCGGGCGAGGCGGCCGATGTGGCCGAGATCTTACACCAGGGCCGGACGAGCGGGGCGGTGGTAGTCACCATCACCAACGAAGCGGAATCTACGCTGGCTAGGCAGGCAGATCACCTGCTCCTCTGTCGCGCCGGTAAAGAGACGGCACTGGCAGCGACCAAGACGTATACCAGCGAGCTGGCCCTGCTCGGCATGTTGGTGGCGGCCCTGTCCGGGCGTGACGACTTGATTACCGCCCTAGCAGGGGTGACGGAAGCCGTGGAGGCTTGCCTGGCCCTGGCGCCGCGCATCAACCAGGTCGTAGAGCGGTACGCGTATATGGATGAATGTGTGGTCCTGGGCCGGGGGTTGAATTACCCCACCGCCCTGGAGGCGGCCCTGAAGCTGCAGGAAACATGCTATGTGCAGGCCCAGGGTTTTTCCGCCGCCGACTTTTTACACGGCCCCATTGCCATTATATCCCATGGTTATCCGGCTATCATTGTAGCGCCCTCCGGCAGAAGTTATATGCAGATGCAGGAAATGGCTGGCCGGCTTCTGGCCCGCGGAGCGGAACTCATCGTCCTCTCCGACCGCCGGGAAATCCTGGACCAGGCCCGGACAGGGCTGGAACTCCCCGCTGTGGACGAGTTCATCTCGCCGTTTACCGGCATTGTGGCCATGCAGCTTTTCTCCTGTTTCCTTGCCGAAGCAAAAGGCTTAGATCCCGATCGCCCGCGGGGACTGCGTAAGGTAACGGTGACCCGTTAA
- the nagA gene encoding N-acetylglucosamine-6-phosphate deacetylase yields MPISSTPPDVITLQGGILVLPDRLITGGILEIGGGKIIALGGPGSGGESTDRELRGTIIDVSGRYVCPGFIDLHVHGGGVHGFDWQQPWSEWEQVARVHAAHGVTSLLATVPLPHDVHLLYEFRREVAGKEMTGSTILGLHLEGPYLSPVRRGCWPQSSLRLPRPDDCRALLQAAGPSLKVITLAPELPGAMECISLLKAAGVVVAMGHTDATYEQAVQAARAGVRRVTHLFNAMRGLHHREPGTAGAAMDLPGVMAEIICDGVHVHPAAMRLALRAKGVDGLNLVTDASPLAGAPDTTLEVPFGQFPVKVVNGACRAPDGSLAGSLLTLEQAVANATRFLEVPLWQAVRMASLNPARSLGIDDCKGSLETGKDADITVLDNDFGVEATFIGGRLVYVDPAAAGRYKPLNPPHHQSQQN; encoded by the coding sequence TTGCCGATCAGTTCGACGCCGCCCGATGTTATAACACTGCAGGGCGGCATCCTTGTCCTGCCGGATCGATTGATTACCGGCGGTATTTTAGAGATTGGTGGCGGTAAAATCATCGCCCTGGGCGGCCCGGGGTCCGGCGGAGAAAGCACGGACCGGGAACTGAGGGGTACAATCATAGACGTATCCGGCCGCTATGTTTGCCCGGGATTTATCGACCTGCATGTTCACGGTGGCGGGGTCCACGGCTTCGACTGGCAGCAACCGTGGAGTGAGTGGGAGCAGGTGGCCCGCGTTCACGCCGCCCACGGAGTAACCTCCCTCCTGGCCACGGTTCCGTTACCGCATGATGTACACTTGCTCTACGAGTTCCGTAGAGAAGTAGCCGGAAAAGAAATGACGGGGAGCACCATTTTAGGCCTGCATCTGGAGGGGCCGTACTTAAGCCCGGTACGTCGCGGCTGCTGGCCGCAATCCTCCCTGCGACTGCCCCGGCCGGATGATTGCCGAGCCCTCCTGCAAGCCGCAGGTCCGAGTCTAAAAGTCATCACCCTGGCCCCGGAGCTGCCGGGCGCTATGGAATGTATCTCGCTCCTGAAGGCCGCAGGTGTGGTGGTGGCCATGGGTCATACGGATGCCACCTATGAACAGGCCGTTCAGGCGGCCCGCGCCGGCGTGCGGAGGGTCACCCATCTTTTCAACGCCATGCGGGGGCTACACCACCGGGAACCTGGTACCGCTGGGGCGGCCATGGATCTGCCAGGGGTAATGGCGGAGATAATCTGCGACGGCGTCCACGTCCACCCCGCCGCCATGCGTTTGGCCCTGCGGGCTAAAGGTGTAGATGGCCTCAACCTGGTCACCGACGCTAGTCCCCTGGCCGGGGCCCCGGATACGACGTTGGAAGTACCGTTCGGTCAATTTCCAGTAAAGGTTGTCAACGGTGCCTGCCGCGCGCCCGACGGCTCCCTGGCCGGCAGCCTCCTAACCTTGGAGCAAGCCGTGGCCAACGCTACCCGCTTTCTGGAAGTTCCGCTATGGCAAGCGGTGCGCATGGCCAGCCTCAATCCCGCCCGTTCCCTGGGCATCGACGACTGCAAGGGTTCCCTGGAAACCGGCAAAGATGCGGATATTACTGTGCTGGATAACGACTTCGGTGTTGAAGCCACCTTCATCGGCGGCCGCCTGGTATATGTCGACCCGGCAGCCGCCGGGCGATATAAACCGCTAAACCCGCCTCACCACCAGTCCCAGCAGAATTAA
- a CDS encoding type II toxin-antitoxin system VapC family toxin, translated as MGVVTDTSIIIGFLKGHQPEVDYVEQALRNGTLTITAITVFELKVGLPANSKRERLLTKFFQQVTILPFDGQAALAAAMIENRLRAGGEVIGVPDTLIAGICLARNLSLLTLNIEHFKRVPGLEVLTPVSLSSPQA; from the coding sequence GTGGGAGTCGTAACCGATACCTCGATAATTATTGGCTTTTTGAAAGGGCACCAGCCTGAAGTCGATTATGTCGAGCAAGCTTTAAGAAATGGTACGCTTACCATAACAGCGATAACGGTATTTGAACTCAAAGTAGGTCTTCCGGCCAACAGTAAAAGGGAAAGGTTGCTAACAAAATTTTTTCAGCAGGTTACCATTTTACCCTTTGATGGCCAGGCAGCCCTGGCGGCGGCTATGATTGAAAATAGATTGCGGGCTGGCGGAGAGGTAATAGGAGTGCCTGATACCCTCATTGCCGGCATCTGCCTAGCGCGCAACTTATCCCTGTTAACATTAAATATAGAGCATTTTAAACGGGTGCCCGGGTTGGAAGTGCTAACCCCTGTCTCCCTTTCCTCGCCGCAAGCGTAA